The Streptomyces nitrosporeus genome includes a window with the following:
- a CDS encoding GntR family transcriptional regulator, which yields MGTTQLEAVQEPKYWHLKTVLSEALDSDFAVGEILPNERELAARFGVARATLRQALEQLELEGRLQRRRGVGTTVAPPRVGVAVATAQHDWADGGSAGEAWQPVECTDAPAPAAVAAVLSVGTDETVHVVRRIRVAHGQTVAAELLYVPAASVPGLPAVGMPSGPARARNVLQELYRLGLDGQDRSVELGSARVDDAKELDRLPGAPVLVVTTRYFAASGTAAVSVATYRADTCRLTFGDSGALEISHEEQTRQAS from the coding sequence GTGGGGACCACGCAGCTGGAAGCGGTACAGGAGCCGAAGTACTGGCACCTCAAGACCGTGCTCAGTGAGGCGCTTGACTCGGACTTCGCCGTCGGCGAGATCCTGCCCAACGAGCGTGAGCTGGCGGCCCGATTCGGTGTCGCCAGGGCTACGCTGCGACAGGCTCTGGAACAGCTCGAACTGGAGGGCAGGCTCCAGCGGCGACGTGGTGTCGGCACGACCGTCGCCCCGCCGCGGGTAGGCGTCGCCGTGGCCACGGCGCAGCACGACTGGGCGGACGGCGGGAGCGCGGGCGAGGCATGGCAGCCCGTCGAGTGCACCGACGCCCCCGCGCCGGCGGCGGTGGCCGCTGTCCTCTCCGTCGGCACGGACGAAACGGTGCATGTGGTGCGCCGTATCCGTGTCGCCCACGGGCAGACCGTGGCGGCCGAACTCCTCTACGTGCCGGCGGCCTCCGTGCCCGGCCTCCCCGCGGTCGGCATGCCGTCCGGGCCCGCCCGGGCGCGGAACGTCCTGCAGGAGCTGTACCGCCTGGGTCTCGACGGGCAGGATCGTTCCGTCGAACTCGGGTCCGCACGGGTGGACGACGCCAAGGAGCTCGACCGGCTTCCCGGCGCCCCGGTGCTCGTCGTCACGACACGCTACTTCGCGGCCTCCGGTACGGCGGCCGTCTCCGTGGCCACCTACCGGGCGGACACCTGCCGCCTCACCTTCGGTGACTCCGGTGCTCTGGAGATCAGCCACGAGGAGCAGACCCGGCAGGCTTCCTGA
- a CDS encoding trans-sulfuration enzyme family protein, with translation MDAEASSPVSPAPIRSRAFATEAVHAGRDDLASLGLHAAPIDLSTTYPSYDSRAEAERIDAFAATGARPDGPPVYARLDNPTTARFETALARLEGTGSAVAFASGMAALTAVLLARAGAGLRHVVAVRPLYGCSDHLLGAGLLGTEVTWTDPAGVFDALRPDTGLVMIETPANPTLAEIDIQAVAHSCGTVPLLVDNTFATPVLQRPAGHGARIVLHSATKYLGGHGDVMGGVVACDEEFAATLRQVRFATGGVLHPLAGYLLLRGLSTLSVRVRAASATAAELARRLTADPRVARVHYPRLGGAMVSFEVHGDPHRVIAGVGLVTPAVSLGSVDTLIQHPASISHRIVDEGDRRAAGVGDRLLRMSVGLEDVEDLWADLDQALSAEAAGSPPAARTRTAPRRQEPAGQERQRAGR, from the coding sequence ATGGACGCAGAAGCCTCTTCACCGGTCTCCCCCGCACCCATCAGGTCCAGGGCGTTCGCCACCGAGGCGGTGCACGCCGGACGCGACGACCTCGCCTCTCTCGGCCTGCACGCCGCACCGATCGACCTGTCCACCACCTACCCCTCCTACGACTCCCGGGCGGAGGCGGAGCGTATCGACGCCTTCGCCGCCACCGGGGCCCGGCCCGACGGGCCGCCGGTGTACGCCCGGCTGGACAATCCCACCACCGCCCGTTTCGAGACCGCGCTCGCCCGGCTCGAAGGGACCGGATCCGCCGTCGCGTTCGCCAGCGGGATGGCCGCGCTCACCGCGGTGCTGCTGGCCCGCGCCGGCGCGGGACTGCGCCACGTGGTCGCGGTACGCCCGCTGTACGGATGCAGCGACCACCTGCTCGGCGCGGGGCTCCTCGGGACCGAGGTGACCTGGACCGACCCGGCCGGCGTCTTCGACGCGCTCCGCCCCGACACCGGGCTCGTGATGATCGAGACGCCCGCCAACCCCACCCTGGCCGAGATCGACATCCAGGCGGTGGCGCACTCCTGCGGGACCGTACCGCTGCTCGTCGACAACACCTTCGCCACACCGGTGCTCCAGCGGCCGGCCGGGCACGGCGCGAGGATCGTGCTGCACAGCGCGACCAAGTACCTCGGCGGGCACGGGGACGTGATGGGCGGGGTCGTCGCCTGCGACGAGGAGTTCGCCGCGACACTGCGCCAGGTCCGCTTCGCCACCGGCGGGGTGCTGCACCCCCTGGCCGGATACCTGCTGCTGCGCGGTCTGTCCACGCTCTCCGTCCGCGTACGGGCCGCGTCGGCCACGGCCGCCGAGCTCGCCCGCCGGCTCACGGCCGACCCCCGGGTCGCCCGGGTGCACTATCCCCGGCTCGGCGGGGCGATGGTCTCCTTCGAGGTGCACGGAGACCCGCACCGGGTGATCGCGGGGGTCGGCCTCGTCACACCCGCCGTGAGCCTGGGCAGTGTGGACACCCTGATCCAGCACCCCGCCTCCATCAGCCACCGCATCGTGGACGAGGGGGACCGGCGGGCCGCCGGTGTCGGCGACCGCCTGCTGCGGATGTCGGTCGGACTGGAGGACGTCGAGGACCTCTGGGCCGACCTGGACCAGGCGCTCAGCGCCGAAGCCGCGGGCTCTCCTCCGGCGGCCCGTACCCGGACGGCGCCCCGCCGGCAGGAGCCTGCCGGGCAGGAGAGGCAGCGAGCCGGGCGGTGA
- a CDS encoding Lrp/AsnC family transcriptional regulator: MPDSVALDPVDLHILRLLQNDARRTYRDLAAEVGVAPSTCLDRVARLRRCGVILGHQLRLDPARLGRGLEALLLVQVRPHRRELIGPFVERVRALPQSRALFHLTGPDDYLVHVAVAGPGDLQRLVLDEFTSRREVARVETRLIFQQWDCGPLLPPVHEGAPDAGRAGSAGRAAEADGGPAGN; this comes from the coding sequence ATGCCCGATTCTGTCGCTCTGGACCCGGTGGATCTGCACATTCTGCGGCTCCTGCAGAACGATGCGCGGAGGACGTACCGGGACCTCGCCGCCGAGGTGGGGGTGGCTCCGTCCACCTGCCTCGACCGGGTGGCGAGGCTGCGCCGTTGCGGTGTGATCCTCGGGCATCAGCTGAGGCTGGATCCGGCACGGCTGGGGAGGGGGCTGGAAGCCCTGCTGCTGGTGCAGGTACGCCCGCACCGCCGGGAGCTGATCGGTCCGTTCGTCGAGCGGGTCCGGGCCCTGCCCCAGTCGCGCGCGCTGTTCCATCTCACCGGGCCGGACGACTACCTGGTGCATGTGGCGGTCGCCGGCCCCGGGGACCTGCAGCGTCTGGTGCTCGACGAGTTCACCTCCCGCCGGGAGGTCGCGCGGGTGGAGACCCGGCTGATCTTCCAGCAGTGGGACTGCGGCCCGCTGCTGCCCCCGGTCCACGAGGGGGCGCCGGACGCCGGCCGCGCCGGGTCCGCAGGACGCGCGGCGGAGGCCGACGGCGGCCCCGCCGGGAACTGA
- a CDS encoding GNAT family N-acetyltransferase, giving the protein MTDVTSAKSARRPHHWRRDVIELAALFTAVAVADAIANLIGHQPDGPYLLIASAVALVATAAFHTWWARRHSHAPPPASDTGPAGAGGGPSADGGSAVPGPTVLWRMRTTVRDAPGALAVLCTALARHRIDILTLQTHPLAEGTVDEFLLRAPESLPARRLAQEVSAAGGTSTWIERADAHDLVDTPTRVLSLATRTALDAAELPLALRRLLGRCTIRSVPARPPSGRAAGENAPVEGVLEDTVMRLCDPSGGTITVERPYLPFTPAEFARARALVELDARLGPRVPRREDAFTLPEGDEITVRRAGSGDLAAARAMHERCSERTLGLRYHGPVRDADRYLDHLLSPRFGRTLAVQTASGRLVALGHLLWDGDETEVALLVEDDWQRRGIGSELLARLVALAGEAGCESVYAVTQAHNTGMVAAMRALSLPLDYQIEEGTLVVTARLAASPARQAPAGGAPSGYGPPEESPRLRR; this is encoded by the coding sequence ATGACTGATGTGACGTCCGCGAAGAGTGCCCGCCGCCCGCACCACTGGCGGCGGGACGTGATCGAGCTGGCCGCCCTGTTCACGGCGGTCGCGGTGGCCGACGCCATCGCGAACCTGATCGGGCACCAGCCCGACGGCCCGTACCTGCTGATCGCCTCGGCGGTCGCCCTGGTCGCCACGGCGGCTTTCCACACATGGTGGGCACGGCGGCACAGCCACGCCCCGCCCCCTGCTTCCGATACCGGTCCCGCCGGGGCCGGCGGGGGGCCGTCGGCGGACGGTGGCAGCGCTGTGCCCGGCCCCACCGTGCTGTGGCGGATGCGTACGACGGTACGGGACGCCCCCGGAGCCCTGGCGGTCCTGTGCACCGCTCTGGCCAGGCACCGGATCGACATCCTGACCCTGCAGACCCACCCGCTGGCCGAGGGGACCGTCGACGAGTTCCTGCTGCGGGCCCCGGAGTCCCTGCCGGCGCGGCGGCTCGCCCAGGAGGTGTCGGCCGCGGGCGGGACGTCCACCTGGATCGAGCGCGCGGACGCGCACGATCTGGTGGACACCCCGACCCGGGTCCTCTCCCTCGCCACCCGCACGGCCCTGGACGCGGCCGAGCTCCCGCTCGCGCTGCGCCGGCTCCTCGGCCGGTGCACCATCCGCTCGGTGCCCGCCCGGCCCCCGTCGGGGCGGGCGGCAGGGGAGAACGCGCCGGTGGAAGGGGTGCTGGAGGACACCGTGATGAGGCTGTGCGACCCCTCGGGCGGCACGATCACCGTGGAGCGCCCGTACCTCCCGTTCACCCCGGCCGAGTTCGCCCGTGCCCGTGCGCTGGTGGAGCTCGACGCGCGGCTCGGCCCGCGGGTGCCGCGCCGTGAGGACGCGTTCACCCTCCCGGAGGGCGACGAGATAACGGTACGGCGGGCCGGCAGCGGTGACCTGGCCGCCGCGCGGGCCATGCACGAGCGCTGCTCGGAGCGCACGCTGGGCCTGCGTTACCACGGTCCGGTGCGCGACGCGGACCGCTATCTGGACCACCTGCTCAGCCCGCGGTTCGGCCGGACGCTCGCCGTGCAGACGGCGTCGGGCAGGCTGGTGGCGCTGGGGCACCTGCTCTGGGACGGCGACGAGACGGAGGTCGCCCTCCTCGTCGAGGACGACTGGCAGCGGCGCGGCATCGGCTCCGAGCTGCTGGCCCGGCTGGTGGCCCTGGCCGGCGAGGCGGGCTGCGAGAGCGTGTACGCCGTGACCCAGGCGCACAACACGGGGATGGTCGCGGCGATGCGCGCGCTCTCGCTGCCCCTCGACTACCAGATCGAGGAGGGCACGCTGGTCGTCACCGCCCGGCTCGCTGCCTCTCCTGCCCGGCAGGCTCCTGCCGGCGGGGCGCCGTCCGGGTACGGGCCGCCGGAGGAGAGCCCGCGGCTTCGGCGCTGA
- a CDS encoding DMT family transporter has translation MNHTPARAALPAALACVLVGASFTANSVLGDYPYAGGQALRYGLAALLLLPLLRSGDGSGPALLRTLTARQWGRLAALAATGMVGFNLAVLAAERSAEPAVPGVFVGCAPIVVGALVPLLEGRRPSRTVLYAAALVAAGAFTVQGWGRTDPAGIGYSVGALAGEVCFAVLAVPVLRALGPKLLTATVCAVAAAESALLGLLLDGHAFLRVPTAQETLALLWQAAVVTVVGFVCWYSGMRRIGAERATLFSGLIPVSAALTAPLVGTGTYGPGQAAGSLLVGAGVVLGTGVLTRGRTTGPGADTGDRAGTGGGTDTGDRTGTGDGYGPGPRHRNRNTLRPAARRAYGAGTGSDRPSHTS, from the coding sequence ATGAACCACACCCCCGCACGCGCGGCGCTGCCCGCGGCCCTCGCCTGCGTCCTGGTCGGCGCCTCCTTCACCGCGAACAGCGTCCTCGGCGACTACCCCTACGCAGGCGGTCAGGCACTGCGGTACGGACTCGCGGCCCTCCTCCTCCTGCCCCTCCTGCGCAGCGGTGACGGCTCGGGGCCCGCCCTCCTGCGCACGCTCACCGCGCGGCAGTGGGGACGCCTCGCCGCGCTCGCCGCCACCGGGATGGTCGGCTTCAACCTCGCCGTCCTGGCCGCCGAACGGTCGGCCGAACCGGCGGTGCCGGGAGTGTTCGTGGGCTGCGCCCCCATCGTCGTGGGGGCCCTCGTCCCGCTCCTGGAGGGCCGCCGCCCCTCGCGTACCGTCCTGTACGCCGCCGCTCTGGTCGCCGCCGGCGCGTTCACCGTGCAGGGCTGGGGCAGGACCGATCCGGCCGGTATCGGCTACTCGGTGGGCGCGCTCGCCGGAGAGGTGTGCTTCGCGGTGCTGGCCGTGCCCGTACTGAGGGCGCTGGGTCCGAAACTGCTGACCGCGACCGTCTGCGCCGTCGCCGCCGCGGAATCCGCGCTCCTGGGGCTGCTGCTCGACGGCCACGCCTTCCTGCGGGTGCCCACCGCTCAGGAGACGCTCGCCCTGCTGTGGCAGGCGGCCGTGGTCACGGTGGTCGGCTTCGTCTGCTGGTACAGCGGGATGCGTCGGATCGGCGCCGAACGGGCCACCCTCTTCTCCGGTCTGATCCCCGTCTCGGCCGCGCTCACCGCGCCCCTGGTCGGAACCGGGACGTACGGACCCGGCCAGGCGGCCGGGAGCCTCCTGGTGGGAGCGGGGGTGGTCCTGGGGACGGGTGTGCTGACCCGCGGCCGGACAACGGGGCCCGGGGCGGACACCGGTGACAGGGCGGGCACCGGTGGCGGGACGGACACCGGCGACAGGACAGGCACCGGCGACGGATACGGCCCGGGGCCCCGGCACCGGAACCGGAACACCCTCCGCCCGGCCGCCCGGCGTGCGTACGGGGCGGGTACCGGAAGTGACCGCCCGTCACACACCTCCTGA
- the sigJ gene encoding RNA polymerase sigma factor SigJ, with protein MTADTVTDLFEENRAVLIGVAYRMLGRTADAEDVVQEAWLRWSAADRGRVREPRAFLVRVTTRLAIDRLRHVRARREAYVGDWLPEPMATAFGPTAPDTEEQAVLADSVSMAVLIVLESLSPLERAVFVLREAFGFPYAEIAATLERSEAAVRQLAARAKRHVEERRPRYDVDPGLRRDLTERFLAAAEGGDLGQLLTLLAPDARLIADSGGKAKAPRRVIETAAKVGRFLAAVAQDRPTGTESRFTEINGGPALVLFAGDRVDTVFQVDIAGGVVQSVYVIRNPDKFAGLSLL; from the coding sequence GTGACCGCCGACACCGTGACCGATCTTTTCGAGGAGAACCGGGCCGTCCTCATCGGGGTCGCCTACCGCATGCTGGGCCGCACGGCCGACGCGGAAGACGTGGTCCAGGAGGCGTGGCTGCGCTGGTCGGCGGCGGACCGCGGCCGGGTGAGGGAGCCGCGCGCCTTCCTCGTACGCGTCACCACCCGACTGGCCATCGACCGGCTGCGGCATGTGCGGGCCCGCCGGGAGGCATACGTCGGCGACTGGCTGCCCGAGCCCATGGCCACCGCGTTCGGGCCCACCGCCCCCGACACCGAGGAACAGGCCGTGCTGGCCGACTCGGTGTCCATGGCCGTTCTGATCGTCCTGGAATCCCTCTCCCCGCTCGAACGCGCGGTCTTCGTCCTGCGCGAGGCGTTCGGCTTCCCGTACGCGGAGATCGCCGCGACGCTCGAACGGTCCGAAGCCGCGGTACGGCAACTCGCCGCCCGCGCCAAACGCCACGTGGAGGAGCGCAGGCCGCGGTACGACGTCGACCCCGGGCTGCGCCGTGACCTCACCGAACGGTTCCTGGCCGCCGCCGAGGGCGGAGACCTCGGCCAACTCCTCACCCTGCTCGCTCCCGACGCCAGACTGATCGCCGACAGCGGCGGCAAGGCGAAGGCGCCACGACGGGTCATCGAGACCGCCGCCAAGGTGGGCCGGTTCCTCGCCGCCGTGGCCCAGGACCGGCCGACGGGCACGGAGAGCAGGTTCACGGAGATCAACGGAGGCCCCGCTCTGGTGCTCTTTGCCGGCGACAGGGTCGACACGGTCTTCCAGGTCGACATCGCGGGAGGCGTCGTCCAGAGCGTCTATGTCATCCGCAATCCCGACAAGTTCGCGGGACTCTCCCTTCTCTGA
- a CDS encoding PLP-dependent aminotransferase family protein, whose protein sequence is MRLSGTNPPADDGVPEGRVPSRPAWELLLPAASSPVRGRGRALRSALREAVRSGRLPAGTRLPASRELATDLGVSRGLVTEAYEQLTAEGYLRSGRGAGTWVSDAVRPPVREAARNPAPRAPVALVDFRPGTPDLSLFPRAAWAAAQRAALARLSHGSLGYPDPRGLPELREALAALLARRRGVVADPERLVVCSGVAQAATLFGSVLRGRGVDAVGVEDPGSPEHTSLFASAGLRTVALPLDGEGLVPEPLTRSGVRALVTTPAHQFPTGIAYSAGRRGRLLAWARSTSGVILEDDYDGDFRYDRAPVGALQGLDPEHVVYAGSVSKSLAPGLRLGWLVAPASMTEEIVARKRTMDLGNPAIDQAVLADLVRRGAYDRQLRRCQRVYRERRDVLTAALAEHLPGTEVSGIAAGLHIIARLPEGLGPQEEVLRRAEAGGVAVRPLSCYGATASAAPGGTAGTAGETGEAGAPGTAGAVADGGVTLVFGYAHLPPADILRGVRLLASAVRP, encoded by the coding sequence ATGAGGCTTTCGGGGACCAATCCGCCCGCTGACGACGGCGTGCCGGAGGGCCGCGTCCCGTCCCGGCCGGCTTGGGAGCTGCTGCTGCCGGCCGCTTCCTCTCCGGTGCGCGGGCGTGGGCGGGCACTCCGGTCGGCCTTGCGGGAGGCGGTGCGTTCGGGGCGGCTCCCGGCCGGTACCCGGCTGCCGGCCAGCCGTGAACTCGCCACCGATCTGGGCGTGTCACGCGGCCTGGTGACCGAGGCGTACGAGCAGTTGACGGCCGAGGGCTATCTGCGGAGCGGACGGGGCGCGGGGACCTGGGTGAGTGACGCGGTCCGGCCGCCGGTACGGGAGGCTGCGCGGAACCCGGCGCCGCGGGCGCCCGTGGCACTCGTGGACTTCCGGCCCGGCACCCCTGATCTGTCCTTGTTCCCGCGTGCCGCCTGGGCGGCCGCTCAGCGTGCGGCGCTGGCCCGGCTGTCGCACGGTTCTCTCGGTTACCCGGACCCGCGGGGCCTGCCGGAGCTGCGCGAGGCCCTGGCCGCGCTGCTGGCCCGCCGCCGGGGGGTGGTGGCCGATCCGGAGCGGCTGGTGGTCTGCTCGGGTGTGGCGCAGGCGGCGACCCTGTTCGGGTCCGTGCTGCGGGGCCGGGGTGTGGACGCGGTCGGGGTGGAGGATCCGGGGAGCCCCGAGCACACCTCCCTGTTCGCCTCGGCCGGACTGCGGACGGTCGCGCTCCCCCTCGACGGCGAGGGGCTCGTCCCGGAGCCACTGACGCGTTCCGGCGTGCGCGCCCTGGTCACCACCCCCGCGCATCAGTTCCCCACCGGGATCGCCTACTCCGCCGGGCGCCGGGGCCGTCTGCTCGCGTGGGCGCGCAGCACCTCCGGTGTGATCCTGGAGGACGACTACGACGGTGACTTCCGCTACGACCGGGCGCCGGTGGGGGCGTTGCAGGGCCTCGATCCGGAACACGTCGTGTACGCCGGGTCGGTGAGCAAGTCGCTCGCCCCGGGACTGCGGCTGGGCTGGCTCGTCGCCCCGGCCTCGATGACCGAGGAGATCGTCGCCCGGAAGCGGACGATGGACCTCGGGAATCCGGCGATCGACCAGGCGGTACTCGCGGACCTCGTCCGGCGGGGCGCCTACGACCGTCAGCTGAGGCGCTGCCAGCGCGTCTACCGCGAGCGCAGGGACGTCCTGACCGCCGCCCTGGCCGAACACCTCCCGGGGACCGAGGTGAGCGGCATAGCCGCCGGGCTGCACATCATCGCCCGGCTTCCCGAAGGGCTCGGCCCGCAGGAGGAGGTCCTCCGGCGGGCGGAGGCCGGAGGCGTCGCGGTGCGGCCGCTGAGCTGTTACGGGGCGACGGCGTCCGCCGCGCCGGGCGGTACGGCGGGTACCGCGGGAGAAACGGGGGAGGCGGGCGCGCCGGGTACGGCCGGCGCCGTGGCGGACGGAGGGGTGACGCTGGTCTTCGGTTACGCGCATCTGCCACCGGCCGACATCCTCCGCGGTGTCCGCCTGCTCGCCTCCGCCGTCCGCCCGTGA
- a CDS encoding ROK family protein → MGRLTGGDPSLLRRINSAVVLHALRGAQSPTLTDLTRITGLSRPTVEGVVEGLFEAGLVVEALPDDSAARRQGRPARRFRFRAEAGYLLGIEIGSHRVSALLSGLDGRIVGAGAREVSESAPADDRLDQVRAVIADVLRRTGVARSSLRAVGVGSPGIVEADGTVRLGTALPDWTGLPLGERLRRSFRCPVLVENDANAAAVAEHWKGAATDSDDIVFVLAGLSPGAGSLIGGRLHRGFGGAAGEIGALHLLGREVTPEHLLSTTDTPLDPLDEQAVAAVFAKAKHGDAGAQAAVERFIQRLVHDVAALVLALDPEVVVVGGWAAGLDGVLGPLRDELARYCLRPPRVTLSMLGEAAVATGALRLALDHVEEQLFAVEATVTARR, encoded by the coding sequence GTGGGCAGGCTGACCGGTGGGGACCCGTCTCTGCTGCGGCGGATCAATTCCGCGGTGGTGCTGCACGCCCTGCGAGGGGCGCAGTCGCCAACCCTCACCGATCTCACCCGTATCACAGGGCTCTCCCGTCCCACGGTCGAAGGCGTGGTCGAAGGGCTCTTCGAGGCGGGGCTGGTCGTGGAGGCACTGCCCGACGACAGCGCGGCCCGGCGCCAGGGGCGGCCCGCCCGGCGCTTCAGGTTCCGCGCCGAGGCCGGGTACCTGCTGGGGATCGAGATCGGTTCGCACCGTGTGTCGGCTCTGCTGTCCGGACTGGACGGCCGGATCGTCGGCGCCGGCGCCCGGGAGGTCTCCGAGAGCGCGCCGGCGGACGACCGGCTCGACCAGGTCAGAGCGGTGATCGCCGATGTGCTGCGGCGCACCGGGGTGGCCCGCAGCAGCCTGCGCGCGGTGGGCGTGGGCAGCCCGGGGATCGTCGAGGCGGACGGGACGGTACGGCTGGGGACGGCTCTGCCGGACTGGACGGGCCTGCCGCTCGGGGAGCGGCTGCGCCGGTCCTTCCGGTGTCCCGTGCTGGTGGAGAACGACGCCAACGCGGCCGCCGTGGCCGAACACTGGAAAGGGGCAGCCACCGATTCCGACGACATCGTCTTCGTGCTGGCGGGGCTGAGCCCCGGCGCCGGTTCGTTGATCGGCGGCCGTCTGCACCGGGGTTTCGGTGGCGCGGCAGGCGAGATCGGGGCGCTCCACCTGCTCGGCAGGGAGGTCACTCCCGAGCATCTGCTCTCCACGACGGACACCCCGCTGGACCCTCTCGACGAGCAGGCCGTGGCCGCCGTCTTCGCCAAGGCGAAGCACGGTGACGCCGGCGCGCAGGCCGCCGTCGAACGGTTCATCCAGCGGCTGGTGCACGATGTGGCGGCCCTGGTCCTGGCGCTCGATCCCGAGGTCGTGGTGGTCGGGGGCTGGGCCGCGGGCCTCGACGGGGTCCTGGGCCCGCTCCGCGACGAGCTGGCGCGGTACTGTCTGCGGCCGCCCCGGGTGACCCTCTCCATGCTGGGTGAGGCCGCGGTCGCCACGGGGGCCCTCCGGCTGGCCCTCGACCATGTCGAGGAACAGCTCTTCGCGGTGGAGGCAACGGTGACGGCCCGCCGCTGA
- a CDS encoding alkaline phosphatase D family protein: MSYRPRIPAPARRTVLRGSLLASAATAVPGLAGAAPAFALSGRPGARWGVQAGDVTSSSALVWVRSDRPARMLVETSATDSFRRARPWHGPLLGAGTDFTGITPLHGLPAGEQVHYRVVLADPHDPRRTSAPVYGTFRTAPARRRDDVRFLWSGDIAGQGWGINPDIGGYRVYDEMRRLDPDFFLCSGDNIYADGVIEPRVTLPDGRVWRNVTTPEKSKVAETLDEYRGNFRYNLLDENLRAFNAQVPSVVQWDDHEVRNNWYPGQILDDPRYTEKNVDLLAARSVRAFTEYFPVSTLRGAPRQRRMHRVVRHGPLLDVFVLDMRSFRDANSPGRQADGTTGILGAEQLDWLKRELSRSRAVWKVIASDMPLGLVVPDGAADFEAIAQGDPGAPLGRELQIAELLRHIKHRRITGTVWLTADVHHTSAQHYLPESAAFKDFAPFWEFVSGPLAAGQFPANALDGTFGPDRVFVKAPERANVSPMESPQLFGQVDIDGASGELTVRLRAQGGTVLFSKVLQPGRVGQ; encoded by the coding sequence ATGTCCTACCGCCCTCGCATACCGGCCCCGGCCCGTCGCACGGTGCTGCGCGGTTCGCTGCTCGCCTCGGCCGCGACGGCCGTCCCGGGGCTCGCCGGCGCGGCACCGGCCTTCGCGCTCTCCGGGAGGCCGGGCGCCCGGTGGGGTGTGCAGGCGGGTGATGTGACGTCCTCGTCGGCGCTCGTCTGGGTACGCTCGGACCGCCCGGCCCGGATGCTGGTGGAGACCTCGGCGACGGATTCCTTCCGGCGTGCCCGCCCGTGGCACGGCCCCCTGCTCGGCGCCGGTACGGACTTCACCGGAATCACGCCCCTGCACGGACTGCCCGCCGGTGAACAGGTCCACTACCGCGTCGTCCTGGCCGATCCGCACGACCCCCGGCGTACGAGCGCCCCGGTGTACGGCACGTTCCGCACCGCCCCGGCCCGGCGCCGTGACGACGTGCGCTTCCTCTGGTCGGGCGACATCGCGGGGCAGGGCTGGGGCATCAACCCGGACATCGGGGGCTACCGCGTGTACGACGAGATGCGCCGCCTGGACCCGGACTTCTTCCTGTGCAGCGGGGACAACATCTACGCGGACGGGGTGATCGAGCCCCGTGTCACCCTGCCGGACGGGCGGGTCTGGCGGAACGTCACGACGCCGGAGAAGTCGAAGGTCGCCGAGACGCTGGACGAGTACCGCGGCAACTTCCGGTACAACCTGCTCGACGAGAACCTGCGCGCGTTCAACGCGCAGGTTCCCTCGGTGGTCCAGTGGGACGACCACGAGGTCCGGAACAACTGGTACCCCGGGCAGATCCTGGACGACCCCCGGTACACGGAGAAGAACGTGGACCTGCTGGCCGCCCGTTCGGTGCGGGCGTTCACCGAGTACTTCCCGGTGTCCACGCTCCGGGGGGCGCCCCGGCAGCGGCGCATGCACCGCGTCGTACGGCACGGCCCCCTGCTCGACGTGTTCGTGCTGGACATGCGCTCCTTCCGTGACGCCAACTCCCCCGGCCGGCAGGCCGACGGCACCACCGGCATCCTCGGGGCCGAGCAGCTGGACTGGCTCAAGCGGGAGCTGTCCCGGTCGCGCGCGGTGTGGAAGGTGATCGCCTCGGACATGCCGCTGGGCCTGGTGGTCCCCGACGGCGCCGCGGACTTCGAGGCGATCGCGCAGGGCGACCCGGGCGCGCCGCTGGGGCGGGAGCTCCAGATCGCCGAACTGCTGCGCCACATCAAGCACCGGAGGATCACCGGAACCGTCTGGCTGACGGCCGACGTGCACCACACCTCGGCTCAGCACTACCTGCCCGAAAGCGCGGCGTTCAAGGACTTCGCGCCGTTCTGGGAGTTCGTCTCGGGGCCCCTGGCGGCCGGGCAGTTCCCCGCCAACGCGCTCGACGGCACGTTCGGACCCGACCGGGTGTTCGTCAAGGCCCCGGAGCGGGCGAACGTGTCGCCGATGGAGTCGCCGCAGCTGTTCGGCCAGGTCGACATCGACGGTGCGAGCGGGGAGCTGACGGTGCGGCTGCGCGCGCAGGGCGGCACGGTGCTGTTCAGCAAGGTCCTGCAACCGGGGCGGGTGGGGCAGTGA